DNA sequence from the Phragmitibacter flavus genome:
AGATCGCAACGGCATTCCCCTGGTCCGCAACAAATCCTCCTTCGAGGTCCAGATCAACCTCTACGCCCTCGTCGCCGCTTACAAGGAAATGCTCGCCGAGCAGAACAAGTTGCTGCCCAAAGATCAGCGCCGTTCCCTTCCCCTCTACAAATATCGCTACCCCGAGCGCGGCATCATCCGCGAAAAAGACGAACTCGACATCAAGGCCGTCGTTGACGAAGTCGTCATCGCCAGCCTGAACAACCTCGGCATCGCCCGCGAATACAACGCCAATAGCCTGCGCGTCCACTACCGCACCAACCGTGGCGTCGTCCCATGGGTCTACTGCAGCGACCTCTCCTTCGAAGAATTCAGCCAGTTTGCCGAACACCGTCTCGGCCTCCCCGGCGTTAGCGTCACCGAACGCGCCGTCCGACAATACATCTACGACTCCCTCGCCTGCCACGTCCTCGGCTATGTCAGCCAGCCCGACGAACAAAAAGTCCCCGATGAAGAACGCAGCGAATGGGATTTCTACGTTCCCGATGACTTCGGCGTCGCAGGCATTGAAAAAACCTTCGACACCGAACTGCGCGGTCGACCCGGCGTGCGCACCATGCTGCAAAACGAAAAAGGCCGTATCGTCAAAGCCCTCGAATACACCGAACCCCGCAAAGGCAGCGATCTCTACCTGGCCATCGACGCCCGCATCCAGTATATCGCCGAACGCGCCCTTCGCGAGAGCACCCCCGCCATCGGCCGCGGCTCCATCGTCGTGCTCGACCCCAACAATGGCGACGTGATCGCCATGGCCTCGGTGCCGTCCTACAACCCCAACAAGTTCATCCCCTCCATTTCCCGCGAAGATTTTCGCGACTACACCAGCAACACCGCCAACCCCCTCTTCAACCGCGCCGTCAACACCTACGCCCCCGGCTCGACCTACAAGGTCATGATTGCCTTCGCAGGCATTCTTGCGGGCAACCAGAACGACCGCCTCAACTGCGGCGGCAGCGTCACCTATGGCAGCAAGGCCATGAAATGCTGGATCGCCTCCAAAGGCGGTGCCCATGGCACGCTCGGCCTCACCGACGCCATCATGCGTTCCTGCAACTGCTACTTCTACCTCTACGGCAACAACGCCGGCATCGAAAACATCGAAAAAGCCGGTAAAATGTTCGGCCTCGGTGAACGAACCGGCATCGAGCTTCTCGAAGAAGACCCTGGCATCCTTCCCAGCCCCGGCTGGCTGCGCGCCAACCGACCCAGGGAACGCTGGAGCAACGGCTACACCGCCAACACCTCCATCGGCCAGGGTCAAGTCCTCGCCAGCCCCCTGCAGATGGCCGGCGTCTCCGCTGCCACTGCCAACGGCGGCATCGCCTACCGACCCCACCTTCTTCGCAAAATCATGGACGGCACCGAACTCGTCCGCGAACAAAAACCTGAAATCCGCGGCAACTTCATCGATCACGGCATGACCCCCGCGAAAATCGAGCTCATCCGCAAAGGCATGTGGAAGGTCGTCAATGAAACCGGTGGCACCGCCCGCTCCGCGCGCATTGAAAATGTCGAAGTCGCTGGCAAAACCGGAACCGCCCAGAACTGGGCCCCCAACGGCAAAAAAGACAACCACACTCTCTTCATCACCTTCGCCCCCTACAACAACCCCAAATACGCCGCCTGCATTTTCGTTCAGGGCGGACATTCGGGAG
Encoded proteins:
- the mrdA gene encoding penicillin-binding protein 2, with amino-acid sequence MVVKYRFRLYLFTLVLLMGFGAVSQRLWNLSVERHEEFKHKVPGTKTLRARVPGFRGEIKDRNGIPLVRNKSSFEVQINLYALVAAYKEMLAEQNKLLPKDQRRSLPLYKYRYPERGIIREKDELDIKAVVDEVVIASLNNLGIAREYNANSLRVHYRTNRGVVPWVYCSDLSFEEFSQFAEHRLGLPGVSVTERAVRQYIYDSLACHVLGYVSQPDEQKVPDEERSEWDFYVPDDFGVAGIEKTFDTELRGRPGVRTMLQNEKGRIVKALEYTEPRKGSDLYLAIDARIQYIAERALRESTPAIGRGSIVVLDPNNGDVIAMASVPSYNPNKFIPSISREDFRDYTSNTANPLFNRAVNTYAPGSTYKVMIAFAGILAGNQNDRLNCGGSVTYGSKAMKCWIASKGGAHGTLGLTDAIMRSCNCYFYLYGNNAGIENIEKAGKMFGLGERTGIELLEEDPGILPSPGWLRANRPRERWSNGYTANTSIGQGQVLASPLQMAGVSAATANGGIAYRPHLLRKIMDGTELVREQKPEIRGNFIDHGMTPAKIELIRKGMWKVVNETGGTARSARIENVEVAGKTGTAQNWAPNGKKDNHTLFITFAPYNNPKYAACIFVQGGHSGGGTAAPIAKRVLEQALALDTGYTIQLAAVPEVVGSFDQIMAVSYDGLPAITLPGTEDEDTGTINEDEPPRPTRARDTQVSKPKVKIREEADAEGSAAVKNRQPPPRRANFFKRMLGR